In one Streptomyces sp. NBC_01288 genomic region, the following are encoded:
- a CDS encoding histidine phosphatase family protein: MSTTTLLLARHGQTTWHAENRYAGISDVALTDTGVAQAEALGHWAAAHPVDAIWTSPLSRAVLTAAPAARALNLTPHTEPALRECDFGVVEGRTLAEFAAENPGAAEAFRSDPVAHAFPESEDPLTAAERGTTALHGIAAAHPDQRVLIVAHNTLLRLVLCRLLGIPLGEYRRVFPRLRNAAVSELRVDARTTALLSLNVPCEP; the protein is encoded by the coding sequence ATGAGCACCACCACCCTCCTCCTCGCCCGCCACGGCCAGACCACCTGGCACGCCGAGAACCGCTACGCCGGCATCAGCGACGTCGCCCTGACGGACACGGGCGTCGCCCAGGCGGAAGCCCTCGGCCACTGGGCGGCAGCCCACCCGGTAGACGCGATCTGGACGTCCCCCTTGTCCCGAGCGGTCCTCACGGCAGCCCCCGCCGCCCGCGCCCTGAACCTCACCCCCCACACCGAACCGGCCCTGCGCGAATGCGACTTCGGCGTGGTGGAGGGCCGTACCCTCGCGGAGTTCGCGGCGGAGAACCCCGGGGCGGCGGAGGCCTTCCGGTCCGACCCGGTGGCGCACGCGTTCCCCGAGTCCGAGGACCCCCTGACCGCCGCCGAACGAGGCACCACCGCCCTGCACGGCATCGCGGCCGCCCACCCCGACCAACGCGTCCTGATCGTGGCCCACAACACCCTGCTCCGACTGGTGCTGTGCCGGTTGCTGGGGATTCCGCTCGGCGAGTACCGGCGGGTGTTCCCGCGGTTGCGGAACGCGGCGGTGAGTGAACTCCGGGTCGACGCGCGCACCACCGCGCTCCTCTCGCTGAACGTGCCCTGCGAGCCGTAG
- a CDS encoding response regulator transcription factor: MSTSQAGLRIVVVDDHAVMRAGVVALLTGEDGIEIVGEAGDGRAALELVERHDPDVALVDLRMPVLDGVRTTTEIVARHPRTRVLILTTYDTDAEIERGVEAGAIGYLLKDTTREQLVDAIRAAARGETVLAPRVAEKLVARMRRPTQDPLTVRETEVLGAVADGLTNAEIGRRLVITEATVKTHLLRLFAKLDVNDRTRAVVVAMERGLLRRP, encoded by the coding sequence ATGAGCACGAGCCAGGCGGGACTCCGCATCGTCGTGGTCGACGACCACGCCGTGATGCGGGCCGGAGTGGTCGCGCTGCTCACCGGCGAGGACGGCATCGAGATCGTCGGCGAGGCGGGCGACGGCCGCGCGGCCCTCGAACTCGTGGAGCGCCACGACCCGGACGTGGCGCTCGTCGATCTGCGGATGCCGGTCCTGGACGGAGTCAGGACGACGACCGAGATCGTCGCCCGCCACCCACGCACCCGGGTCCTGATCCTCACGACGTACGACACCGACGCGGAGATCGAGCGCGGCGTGGAGGCGGGCGCCATCGGCTATCTGCTCAAGGACACCACGCGCGAGCAACTGGTCGACGCGATCCGCGCGGCGGCACGCGGCGAGACGGTGCTCGCACCCCGGGTCGCGGAGAAGCTGGTCGCCCGGATGCGGCGCCCGACGCAGGACCCGCTGACCGTCCGCGAGACGGAGGTTCTCGGCGCGGTGGCCGACGGCCTCACCAACGCCGAGATCGGCCGGCGCCTCGTCATCACGGAGGCCACGGTCAAGACCCATCTACTGCGCCTCTTCGCCAAGTTGGACGTGAACGACCGGACCCGGGCCGTGGTGGTGGCGATGGAGCGTGGGTTGCTGCGGCGGCCGTAG
- a CDS encoding sensor histidine kinase — protein sequence MTALAGPSADTFWALSLRRWNAVCWVLFAAMAVGIVMMGLPGEGMYQALGLLGCVVLSYALLDRFPDNRFVRPHVYLTVLVLAIGGLAYLRTSYAALFMVTLPHYWMFGRTPRASMGFLGLATATTLLGSWLQQGWSAEFLGETAVSTLIVVAVGVLIGLWAHSVVEQSTERARLIEELEQTQARLSEAHQRQGAADERERLAREIHDTLAQGFASIVVLAEAARAGITADPARSAQQLRSIESTARENLAEARELVGSGQRPEQAAAGSVAQTLRRILDRFVEDTGLTVDTTLADLGCDQQTRIALLRCTQESLANVRKHAHASTVGVVLARRPYGVELEITDDGTGFVVGDSAGFGLDGMRKRLAELGGRLTVTSSVGDGTRVLATIPLEIPGDLEGAA from the coding sequence ATGACTGCTCTCGCCGGACCCTCCGCCGACACCTTCTGGGCCCTCTCACTGCGCCGGTGGAACGCGGTGTGCTGGGTGCTCTTCGCCGCGATGGCCGTCGGAATCGTCATGATGGGGCTGCCCGGCGAGGGCATGTACCAGGCGCTGGGACTGCTCGGCTGCGTGGTGCTGAGCTACGCGCTCCTCGACCGCTTCCCCGACAACCGCTTCGTCCGGCCGCACGTCTACCTCACCGTGCTGGTGCTGGCAATCGGCGGGCTGGCGTATCTGCGGACCAGCTATGCGGCGCTGTTCATGGTGACCCTGCCGCACTACTGGATGTTCGGGCGTACCCCGAGGGCGTCGATGGGGTTCCTCGGACTCGCCACCGCCACCACCCTGCTGGGGAGTTGGCTCCAGCAGGGCTGGTCGGCGGAGTTCCTCGGCGAGACGGCCGTGTCCACCCTGATCGTCGTCGCCGTAGGCGTCCTGATCGGACTGTGGGCGCACTCGGTGGTCGAGCAGAGCACCGAACGGGCGCGTCTCATCGAGGAGTTGGAGCAGACACAGGCCCGGCTGTCCGAGGCGCACCAGCGGCAGGGCGCGGCCGACGAGCGGGAGCGACTGGCGCGCGAGATCCACGACACGCTCGCACAGGGCTTCGCCTCGATCGTCGTCCTCGCGGAAGCGGCCCGCGCCGGAATCACCGCCGATCCGGCGCGCAGCGCCCAGCAACTGCGGTCGATCGAGTCCACCGCGCGGGAAAACCTCGCCGAGGCACGGGAGTTGGTCGGCTCGGGGCAGCGGCCGGAACAGGCGGCGGCCGGATCGGTGGCACAGACACTGCGCCGCATCCTGGACCGATTCGTGGAGGACACCGGGCTCACCGTGGACACGACGCTGGCGGACCTCGGCTGCGACCAGCAGACCCGGATCGCGCTGCTGCGCTGCACCCAGGAGTCACTGGCCAATGTGCGCAAGCACGCTCACGCGTCCACGGTCGGGGTGGTGCTGGCCCGGCGGCCCTACGGGGTGGAGCTGGAGATCACCGACGACGGAACCGGGTTCGTGGTCGGGGACTCGGCCGGCTTCGGGCTCGACGGGATGCGCAAACGCCTGGCCGAGCTGGGTGGACGGTTGACGGTCACCAGCTCGGTCGGGGACGGGACGAGAGTCCTGGCGACGATTCCCCTGGAGATTCCCGGGGACCTGGAGGGAGCGGCATGA
- a CDS encoding MMPL family transporter produces MNSLTVRMARWSARHPWRAIVGWLVFVVLCLAIGGAVGLNSAKTADYRVGEAGRAEAMAAEGQLERRSTEQVLISARSGALDRPAAEAAAKDLTGRMKALPEVAGVADPLLSDDRRILLVQITLQGEERDAKDKVDALVAQTEAVRKAHPGLLLQETGSPSISKGVEKQRGADLALSEKITLPVTLLTLLVVFGSVTMAAVPLLLALSSIAAAVGLSMVVSHLSPDAGVGTNVILMIGLAVGVDYTLFYLKREREERARGGGKLSSEALVELAAATSGRAVMVSGLAVVASTATLYLASDVIFSSLATGTLVVVLVAMASSLTALPALLTVLGRRTERRARRRAELGRPVRRIHSESGGRVWTALLRPAARHPLVTLCVSVLALLALVVPLAGLHITEMSRDTHSRDIPAMRVYDRLNEAFPAQRVTHQVVVRADAPHAAEVTGALRDLAELTGADPLFTGTPRLRTSADHRISTLELNVPYLGDSDQAHASLDHLRDDYLPATLGRIDGAEYGVSGDVARYADYPAHQNGKLPLVLGALLLVTFLMTLYAFRSVVLGLIGVVLNLLSAAAALGVLVLVFQGTWAEGLLDFRSTGSIGSRVPLFLFVILFGLSMDYQVFVVSRIREAVLAGTPTRQAVLDGIRRSASVVTSAAVVMTTVFVSFVFLHIIEMKQIGFVLAAAVLLDAFVVRILILPSAMLLLGERSWWPVRPRGGTTAPRAHRTPDQPVVDVR; encoded by the coding sequence ATGAACTCACTCACTGTGCGGATGGCTCGCTGGAGCGCGCGGCACCCCTGGCGGGCGATCGTCGGCTGGCTGGTGTTCGTCGTGCTGTGTCTGGCGATCGGCGGCGCCGTCGGGCTCAACAGCGCGAAGACAGCGGACTACCGGGTCGGCGAGGCCGGCCGGGCGGAGGCCATGGCGGCCGAGGGGCAGTTGGAACGCAGGTCCACGGAACAGGTGTTGATCTCCGCCCGGTCGGGTGCCCTCGACCGACCTGCCGCCGAGGCCGCCGCGAAGGATCTCACCGGGCGGATGAAGGCGCTGCCCGAGGTCGCCGGCGTGGCCGACCCGCTGCTGTCCGACGACCGGCGGATCCTGCTGGTCCAGATCACGCTCCAGGGCGAGGAGCGGGACGCGAAGGACAAGGTCGACGCGCTGGTCGCGCAGACCGAGGCCGTCCGGAAAGCCCATCCCGGACTGCTGCTCCAGGAGACCGGAAGTCCCTCCATCAGCAAGGGAGTCGAGAAGCAGCGCGGGGCCGACCTGGCGCTCTCGGAGAAGATCACGCTGCCGGTCACCCTGCTCACGCTGCTGGTCGTGTTCGGCTCGGTCACCATGGCCGCGGTGCCGCTGCTGCTGGCCCTTTCGTCGATCGCGGCGGCCGTCGGGCTCTCGATGGTGGTCTCGCATCTCTCCCCGGACGCCGGGGTCGGCACGAACGTCATCCTGATGATCGGCCTCGCGGTCGGCGTCGACTACACGCTCTTCTATCTCAAGCGGGAGCGCGAGGAACGGGCCCGCGGCGGCGGGAAGTTGAGTTCCGAGGCACTGGTCGAGCTGGCCGCGGCGACCTCCGGGCGGGCCGTCATGGTCTCCGGGCTCGCGGTCGTCGCCTCCACCGCCACGCTGTACCTCGCCTCCGACGTGATCTTCTCCTCGCTCGCCACCGGCACCCTCGTGGTCGTCCTGGTCGCGATGGCCAGCTCCCTGACGGCGCTGCCCGCGCTGCTGACCGTGCTCGGTCGGCGTACCGAACGCCGCGCCCGGCGCCGCGCGGAACTCGGCAGGCCCGTCCGGCGGATCCACAGCGAGAGCGGCGGCCGGGTCTGGACCGCACTGCTGCGGCCCGCCGCCCGGCATCCCCTCGTCACCCTCTGCGTCTCGGTCCTCGCCCTGCTCGCCCTCGTCGTCCCGCTGGCCGGCCTGCACATCACGGAGATGAGCCGCGACACACACTCCCGCGACATCCCCGCGATGCGGGTGTACGACCGGCTCAACGAGGCGTTCCCCGCACAGCGCGTCACCCACCAGGTCGTCGTACGCGCCGACGCCCCGCATGCCGCCGAGGTCACCGGAGCCCTGCGCGACCTGGCCGAACTCACCGGCGCGGACCCGCTGTTCACCGGCACACCCCGGCTCCGCACCTCCGCCGACCACCGGATCAGCACCCTCGAACTGAACGTGCCGTACCTCGGCGACTCCGACCAGGCCCACGCCTCCCTCGACCACCTGCGCGACGACTACCTCCCCGCCACCCTCGGCCGGATCGACGGCGCCGAGTACGGCGTGAGCGGCGACGTCGCCCGCTACGCCGACTATCCGGCCCACCAGAACGGCAAACTCCCGCTCGTCCTGGGGGCGTTGCTGCTGGTGACCTTCCTGATGACGCTCTACGCGTTCCGCTCGGTGGTGCTCGGCCTGATCGGTGTCGTACTGAACCTGCTGTCCGCGGCGGCGGCCCTCGGGGTGCTCGTGCTGGTCTTCCAGGGGACGTGGGCCGAGGGGCTGCTGGACTTCCGTTCCACCGGGTCGATCGGGTCGCGGGTACCGCTGTTCCTGTTCGTGATCCTCTTCGGACTCTCCATGGACTACCAGGTGTTCGTGGTCAGCCGGATCAGGGAGGCGGTGCTCGCGGGCACCCCCACTCGGCAGGCGGTGCTCGACGGGATCCGCCGGTCGGCGAGCGTGGTGACCAGTGCCGCGGTCGTGATGACGACCGTGTTCGTGAGCTTCGTCTTCCTGCACATCATCGAGATGAAACAGATCGGATTCGTGCTCGCGGCGGCCGTCCTGCTGGACGCGTTCGTCGTCCGCATCCTGATCCTGCCGTCGGCGATGCTGCTGCTCGGCGAGCGGAGCTGGTGGCCGGTCCGGCCGCGGGGAGGGACGACGGCCCCGCGGGCCCACCGCACCCCCGACCAGCCGGTGGTCGACGTACGTTGA
- a CDS encoding superoxide dismutase: protein MPVYTLPDLPYDYSALAPVISPEIIELHHDKHHAAYVKGANDSLEQLAEARDKERWGSVNGLEKNLAFHLSGHILHSVYWHNMTGDGGGEPLAADGVGGLADAITDSFGSFAGFKAQLTKAAATTQGSGWGVLAYEPLSGRLIVEQVYDHQGNVGQGSTPLLVFDAWEHAFYLQYRNQKVDFIDAMWAVVNWQDVARRYEAARSRRTIIPG, encoded by the coding sequence ATGCCCGTCTACACGCTGCCCGACCTGCCCTACGACTACTCCGCGCTCGCCCCCGTGATCAGCCCCGAGATCATCGAGCTGCACCACGACAAGCACCACGCGGCGTACGTCAAGGGAGCCAACGACTCGCTGGAGCAGTTGGCGGAGGCACGCGACAAGGAGCGGTGGGGGTCGGTCAACGGCCTGGAGAAGAACCTGGCGTTCCATCTCTCCGGCCATATCCTGCACAGCGTCTACTGGCACAACATGACGGGCGACGGCGGCGGCGAACCGCTGGCCGCGGATGGCGTCGGCGGCCTCGCCGACGCCATCACCGACTCCTTCGGCTCCTTCGCCGGCTTCAAGGCCCAGCTCACCAAGGCCGCCGCGACGACGCAGGGTTCGGGCTGGGGAGTCCTCGCCTACGAGCCGTTGAGCGGCCGGCTGATCGTCGAGCAGGTCTACGACCACCAGGGCAACGTCGGCCAGGGCTCGACCCCCCTCCTCGTCTTCGACGCCTGGGAGCACGCCTTCTACCTCCAGTACCGGAACCAGAAGGTCGACTTCATCGACGCGATGTGGGCGGTCGTCAACTGGCAGGACGTGGCGAGGCGTTACGAGGCGGCGAGGTCCCGCCGGACGATCATCCCCGGGTAG
- a CDS encoding TauD/TfdA dioxygenase family protein: MSIEIQKVTANIGARVSGVDINKPLDAEQVTAIREALNVHKALVFDDVHLDDEGQEAFARHFGDLTTAHPTVPAVDGAPNVLPVDSERGRANHWHTDVTFVLNPPQASTLRSITIPPYGGETLIASSAAAYRDLPEPLRVLADTLWAEHTNDYDYAVPEESIDDEKAAQRAQFTSIKFRTVHPVVRVHPLTGERGLFIGGFAQRIVGLSAGESRKILDLLQAYVTRPENILRWRWSPNQLVLFDNRITQHYAIDNYDDQPRRLNRVTVAGDIPTGIEGKESYSIEGDASHYTSVAE; the protein is encoded by the coding sequence ATGTCCATCGAGATCCAGAAGGTCACCGCGAACATCGGCGCCCGCGTGTCGGGCGTGGACATCAACAAGCCGCTGGACGCCGAGCAGGTGACGGCGATCCGTGAGGCCCTCAACGTCCACAAGGCCCTGGTCTTCGACGACGTCCACCTCGACGACGAGGGCCAGGAGGCCTTCGCCCGCCACTTCGGTGACCTCACCACCGCGCACCCCACCGTGCCCGCGGTCGACGGCGCCCCGAACGTCCTGCCCGTCGACAGCGAGCGCGGTCGCGCCAACCACTGGCACACGGACGTGACCTTCGTCCTCAACCCGCCCCAGGCCAGCACCCTGCGCAGCATCACGATCCCGCCGTACGGCGGCGAGACCCTGATAGCCAGCTCGGCGGCGGCCTACCGCGACCTGCCCGAGCCGCTGCGCGTCCTGGCGGACACCCTCTGGGCGGAGCACACCAACGACTACGACTACGCCGTACCGGAGGAGTCGATCGACGACGAAAAGGCGGCCCAGCGCGCCCAGTTCACGTCGATCAAGTTCCGTACGGTCCACCCGGTCGTCCGCGTCCACCCGCTGACCGGTGAACGCGGCCTGTTCATCGGGGGGTTCGCGCAGCGGATCGTCGGCCTGTCGGCGGGCGAGTCCCGCAAGATCCTGGACCTCCTCCAGGCGTACGTCACCCGCCCCGAGAACATCCTGCGCTGGCGCTGGTCCCCCAACCAGCTCGTCCTCTTCGACAACCGCATCACCCAGCACTACGCCATCGACAACTACGACGACCAGCCCCGCCGCCTCAACCGCGTCACCGTCGCCGGCGACATCCCGACCGGCATCGAGGGCAAGGAGAGCTACTCGATCGAGGGGGACGCGTCGCACTACACGTCGGTGGCGGAGTAG
- a CDS encoding LLM class flavin-dependent oxidoreductase has translation MPRQLHLNAFLMNTGHHEASWRLPESNPYAHVELDHYTHLARTAERGTFDSLFLADGPQLWSNLAQRPAGALEPLTLLTALATATEHIGLIATASTSYNSPYNLARKFASLDIISGGRAGWNIVTTAGAEAARNFGLEHEPAHAERYARAAEFLDVALKLWDSWEDDAIVADKAAGVWGDDAKIHPPRHQGTYFSVAGALNVPRSPQGYPLLVQAGSSEDGKAFAARYAEAVFTAQQTLADAQAFYKDLKSRTAAAGRDPEHIEVLPGIVPVLGSTEAEARANERLLEDHIVYTHGVDRLERLLQLPPDTLELDAPLPADLPPEDSIEGAKSRYTLVVELARRDRLTVRQLIGRLGGGRGHLTFAGTPEQVADAIESWFTQGAADGFNIMPAVLPSGLDAFVDHVVPLLRTRGLLRTEYGPRTTLRERYGLPRPTNQYAQPALV, from the coding sequence ATGCCCCGCCAACTCCACCTGAACGCCTTCCTCATGAACACCGGTCACCACGAGGCCTCCTGGCGCCTCCCGGAGAGCAACCCCTACGCCCACGTCGAGCTGGACCACTACACACACCTCGCCCGCACAGCCGAACGCGGCACCTTCGACTCCCTCTTCCTCGCCGACGGACCCCAGTTGTGGAGCAACCTCGCCCAACGCCCCGCCGGCGCCCTGGAACCGCTCACTCTCCTCACCGCGCTGGCGACGGCCACCGAGCACATCGGCCTCATCGCCACCGCGTCCACGTCGTACAACTCCCCCTACAACCTGGCCCGCAAGTTCGCCTCGCTCGACATCATCAGCGGCGGCAGGGCGGGGTGGAACATCGTCACCACCGCCGGTGCCGAGGCCGCCCGGAACTTCGGTCTGGAGCACGAGCCCGCGCACGCCGAACGGTACGCGCGGGCCGCCGAGTTCCTCGATGTGGCCCTGAAGCTCTGGGACAGCTGGGAGGACGACGCGATCGTCGCCGACAAGGCGGCCGGTGTGTGGGGCGACGACGCGAAGATCCACCCGCCGCGTCACCAGGGAACGTACTTCAGTGTCGCGGGCGCCCTCAACGTCCCCCGCTCACCGCAGGGTTACCCCCTACTCGTGCAGGCGGGTTCGAGCGAGGACGGCAAGGCGTTCGCGGCGCGGTACGCGGAGGCGGTGTTCACCGCCCAGCAGACCCTGGCCGACGCACAGGCCTTCTACAAGGACCTCAAGTCCCGTACGGCGGCGGCCGGTAGGGACCCCGAGCACATCGAGGTGCTGCCCGGCATCGTCCCGGTCCTCGGTTCGACGGAGGCCGAGGCGCGGGCCAACGAACGACTCCTGGAGGACCACATCGTGTACACGCACGGCGTGGACCGCTTGGAGCGACTCCTCCAACTACCCCCTGACACCCTGGAGTTGGACGCCCCGCTCCCCGCCGATCTGCCTCCCGAGGACTCCATCGAGGGCGCGAAGAGCCGCTACACGCTCGTCGTCGAACTGGCCCGCCGCGACCGGCTGACCGTACGGCAGCTCATCGGCCGGCTCGGTGGCGGGCGCGGGCATCTCACCTTCGCCGGTACGCCGGAGCAGGTCGCCGACGCGATCGAGTCGTGGTTCACGCAGGGCGCCGCCGACGGCTTCAACATCATGCCCGCGGTCCTGCCCTCCGGCCTGGACGCCTTCGTCGACCACGTCGTCCCGCTCCTCCGCACCCGCGGCCTCCTCCGCACGGAATACGGCCCGCGCACCACCCTCCGGGAGCGCTACGGCCTCCCCCGCCCCACTAACCAGTACGCCCAACCCGCCCTCGTCTGA
- a CDS encoding ABC transporter ATP-binding protein has product MAPHTQQLTTATAVPVVPAVQLRGLTRSFDGRTVLDHIDLDLPAGQFTALLGHSGSGKSTLLRAIAGLDHEVVGSGQLAAPERVSVVFQDSRLLPWRRVLDNVLLGTEGKEAAAKGREALAEVGLAGRERAWPNELSGGEAQRAALARSLVREPELLLADEPFGALDALTRIRMHVLLRELWERHRPSVLLVTHDVDEAIVLADRVLVLEEGRIGLDLVIDPEVPRAEYRERLLAALGVTSDSR; this is encoded by the coding sequence ATGGCGCCGCACACTCAGCAGCTGACCACCGCGACCGCCGTCCCTGTAGTTCCCGCGGTTCAACTCCGGGGGCTTACGCGGTCGTTCGACGGGCGTACGGTCCTCGACCACATCGATCTCGATCTGCCGGCCGGGCAGTTCACCGCGCTGCTCGGGCACAGCGGTTCCGGCAAGAGCACGTTGCTGCGGGCCATCGCGGGGCTCGACCACGAGGTCGTCGGGAGTGGTCAACTCGCCGCCCCTGAACGGGTGTCGGTGGTGTTCCAGGACTCCCGGTTGCTGCCGTGGCGGCGGGTTCTCGACAACGTGCTGCTGGGAACGGAGGGCAAGGAAGCCGCCGCGAAGGGGCGCGAGGCCCTGGCCGAGGTGGGGCTCGCCGGGCGGGAGCGTGCCTGGCCGAACGAGTTGTCCGGGGGTGAGGCGCAGCGGGCGGCGTTGGCCCGTTCACTTGTCCGTGAGCCTGAACTGCTGTTGGCGGATGAGCCGTTCGGGGCACTGGACGCTCTGACTCGCATCCGGATGCACGTGCTGCTCCGTGAGTTGTGGGAGCGGCATCGGCCCTCGGTGCTGCTGGTCACGCATGACGTGGATGAGGCGATCGTGCTTGCGGATCGGGTGCTGGTGCTGGAGGAGGGGCGGATCGGGCTGGACCTGGTGATCGACCCCGAGGTGCCGCGTGCGGAGTATCGGGAGCGGTTGCTGGCGGCGCTCGGTGTGACGTCGGATTCCCGGTGA
- a CDS encoding ABC transporter permease, whose translation MTAVTTSTSRTADTSAATSVPVTAVEGSTAVRRRKRRRGLAPGKRLPASRVVGPVLFFALWAVASATGQLDPAAIPAPWTVLRTAGRLWTSGTLPTDMLTSLERAAYGFALGLTAGVVLALAAGLSRIGEALIDGTVQLNRAIPTLGLIPLFILWLGIGETFKIAIIAIVVYIPIYLNLHAALSGIDHRYVELAEVQGLSRLQFVRQIVIPGALPGFFVGLRLGVTGSWLSLVVLEQINATSGLGYMMFQAQNYGQSDVILVGLLIYGVFGLISDSAVRLVERRVLSWRRTLSS comes from the coding sequence GTGACCGCCGTGACGACGTCCACGTCCCGGACCGCGGACACGTCCGCCGCAACCTCCGTACCGGTGACCGCAGTTGAGGGGAGCACGGCCGTACGGAGGAGGAAGCGGCGGCGCGGGCTCGCCCCCGGCAAACGGCTGCCCGCCTCTCGGGTCGTAGGCCCCGTCCTCTTCTTCGCCCTCTGGGCCGTCGCCTCCGCCACCGGGCAGTTGGACCCCGCCGCGATCCCCGCGCCCTGGACGGTGTTGCGGACCGCCGGCCGGCTGTGGACGTCCGGCACGCTGCCCACGGACATGCTGACCTCGCTGGAACGCGCCGCCTACGGCTTCGCGCTCGGCCTCACCGCCGGTGTCGTCCTCGCCCTGGCCGCCGGGCTGAGCCGGATCGGCGAGGCGCTGATCGACGGGACCGTGCAGCTCAACCGGGCGATCCCGACCCTCGGCCTCATCCCGCTGTTCATCCTCTGGCTGGGCATCGGCGAGACCTTCAAGATCGCCATCATCGCGATCGTCGTCTACATCCCGATCTACCTCAACCTGCACGCCGCGCTGTCCGGCATCGACCACCGCTACGTCGAACTGGCCGAGGTCCAGGGCCTGTCGAGGCTCCAGTTCGTCCGCCAGATCGTCATCCCCGGCGCCCTGCCCGGCTTCTTCGTGGGCCTGCGCCTCGGGGTGACCGGCTCCTGGCTGAGCCTGGTGGTCCTGGAGCAGATCAACGCCACCAGCGGCCTCGGTTACATGATGTTCCAGGCCCAGAACTACGGCCAGTCGGACGTCATCCTCGTCGGCCTGCTGATCTACGGCGTGTTCGGTCTGATCTCCGACAGCGCGGTCCGTCTCGTCGAACGGAGGGTGCTGTCATGGCGCCGCACACTCAGCAGCTGA